The following proteins are co-located in the Limanda limanda chromosome 5, fLimLim1.1, whole genome shotgun sequence genome:
- the pgam5 gene encoding serine/threonine-protein phosphatase PGAM5, mitochondrial isoform X4, with product MAYRKTFQLLCGVAGGSAVLVVAAAAADSRGYFGGQSAGGSSRWSGLTVLRAAQPAWTPASHTPAPTGHAWDVNWDKRDPALLSNGKKKESSTEDPSTEQDNGKPKATRNILLIRHSQYNLSGNCDKERILTPLGREQAELTGQRLAALGLKYDVLIHSSMARATETANIISKHLSGVELVRCDLLREGAPIEPVPPVTHWKPDAVYHEDGARIEAAFRRYIHRADPKQKEDSYEIIVCHANVIRYFVCRALQFPPEGWLRMGLNNGSITWLTIRPSGRVALRTLGDAGFMPPDKMTRT from the exons ATGGCGTACAGGAAAACTTTCCAGCTCCTCTGCGGAGTGGCCGGGGGCTCCGCCGTGCTGGTGGTCGCGGCCGCGGCTGCAGACTCCCGAGGGTACTTCGGGGGGCAGTCGGCGGGGGGCAGCAGCCGGTGGTCCGGACTCACGGTGCTCCGAGCCGCGCAGCCGGCGTGGACCCCCGCCAGCCACACGCCGGCCCCGACCGGACACGCCTGGGACGTCAACTGGGACAA GAGAGACCCGGCGTTACTGTCCAatgggaagaagaaggagagttCCACCGAGGACCCCAGCACCGAGCAGGACAACGGCAAACCCAAAGCTACACGCAACATCCTCCTCATCAGACACTCCCAGTACAACCTGAGTGGGAACTGCGACAAGGAGAGGATCCTCACTCCACTAG GTCGTGAACAGGCGGAGCTGACGGGCCAGAGGTTGGCGGCGCTGGGACTGAAGTACGATGTCCTGATCCACTCCAGCATGGCCCGGGCCACAGAGACGGCAAACATCATCAGCAAACACCTCTCAG GAGTGGAGCTGGTGAGGTGCGACCTGCTGAGGGAGGGCGCCCCCATTGAGCCGGTTCCACCCGTCACTCACTGGAAACCTGACGCTGTG TACCATGAAGACGGGGCTCGCATTGAGGCAGCCTTCCGCCGCTACATCCACCGGGCGGACCCCAAGCAGAAGGAGGACAGCTATGAGATCATCGTGTGTCATGCCAATGTCATCCGTTATTTTGTCTGCAG GGCTCTGCAGTTTCCTCCTGAGGGCTGGTTACGCATGGGTTTGAACAACGGCAGCATCACGTGGCTCACCATCCGACCGAGCGGCCGGGTGGCCCTCAGGACCCTGGGAGACGCCGGCTTCATGCCCCCAGACAAAATGACGCGGACCTga
- the pgam5 gene encoding serine/threonine-protein phosphatase PGAM5, mitochondrial isoform X2: MAYRKTFQLLCGVAGGSAVLVVAAAAADSRGYFGGQSAGGSSRWSGLTVLRAAQPAWTPASHTPAPTGHAWDVNWDKRDPALLSNGKKKESSTEDPSTEQDNGKPKATRNILLIRHSQYNLSGNCDKERILTPLGREQAELTGQRLAALGLKYDVLIHSSMARATETANIISKHLSGLGVELVRCDLLREGAPIEPVPPVTHWKPDAVYHEDGARIEAAFRRYIHRADPKQKEDSYEIIVCHANVIRYFVCRALQFPPEGWLRMGLNNGSITWLTIRPSGRVALRTLGDAGFMPPDKMTRT, from the exons ATGGCGTACAGGAAAACTTTCCAGCTCCTCTGCGGAGTGGCCGGGGGCTCCGCCGTGCTGGTGGTCGCGGCCGCGGCTGCAGACTCCCGAGGGTACTTCGGGGGGCAGTCGGCGGGGGGCAGCAGCCGGTGGTCCGGACTCACGGTGCTCCGAGCCGCGCAGCCGGCGTGGACCCCCGCCAGCCACACGCCGGCCCCGACCGGACACGCCTGGGACGTCAACTGGGACAA GAGAGACCCGGCGTTACTGTCCAatgggaagaagaaggagagttCCACCGAGGACCCCAGCACCGAGCAGGACAACGGCAAACCCAAAGCTACACGCAACATCCTCCTCATCAGACACTCCCAGTACAACCTGAGTGGGAACTGCGACAAGGAGAGGATCCTCACTCCACTAG GTCGTGAACAGGCGGAGCTGACGGGCCAGAGGTTGGCGGCGCTGGGACTGAAGTACGATGTCCTGATCCACTCCAGCATGGCCCGGGCCACAGAGACGGCAAACATCATCAGCAAACACCTCTCA GGTCTAGGAGTGGAGCTGGTGAGGTGCGACCTGCTGAGGGAGGGCGCCCCCATTGAGCCGGTTCCACCCGTCACTCACTGGAAACCTGACGCTGTG TACCATGAAGACGGGGCTCGCATTGAGGCAGCCTTCCGCCGCTACATCCACCGGGCGGACCCCAAGCAGAAGGAGGACAGCTATGAGATCATCGTGTGTCATGCCAATGTCATCCGTTATTTTGTCTGCAG GGCTCTGCAGTTTCCTCCTGAGGGCTGGTTACGCATGGGTTTGAACAACGGCAGCATCACGTGGCTCACCATCCGACCGAGCGGCCGGGTGGCCCTCAGGACCCTGGGAGACGCCGGCTTCATGCCCCCAGACAAAATGACGCGGACCTga
- the pgam5 gene encoding serine/threonine-protein phosphatase PGAM5, mitochondrial isoform X3, which produces MAYRKTFQLLCGVAGGSAVLVVAAAAADSRGYFGGQSAGGSSRWSGLTVLRAAQPAWTPASHTPAPTGHAWDVNWDKRDPALLSNGKKKESSTEDPSTEQDNGKPKATRNILLIRHSQYNLSGNCDKERILTPLGREQAELTGQRLAALGLKYDVLIHSSMARATETANIISKHLSGVELVRCDLLREGAPIEPVPPVTHWKPDAVQYHEDGARIEAAFRRYIHRADPKQKEDSYEIIVCHANVIRYFVCRALQFPPEGWLRMGLNNGSITWLTIRPSGRVALRTLGDAGFMPPDKMTRT; this is translated from the exons ATGGCGTACAGGAAAACTTTCCAGCTCCTCTGCGGAGTGGCCGGGGGCTCCGCCGTGCTGGTGGTCGCGGCCGCGGCTGCAGACTCCCGAGGGTACTTCGGGGGGCAGTCGGCGGGGGGCAGCAGCCGGTGGTCCGGACTCACGGTGCTCCGAGCCGCGCAGCCGGCGTGGACCCCCGCCAGCCACACGCCGGCCCCGACCGGACACGCCTGGGACGTCAACTGGGACAA GAGAGACCCGGCGTTACTGTCCAatgggaagaagaaggagagttCCACCGAGGACCCCAGCACCGAGCAGGACAACGGCAAACCCAAAGCTACACGCAACATCCTCCTCATCAGACACTCCCAGTACAACCTGAGTGGGAACTGCGACAAGGAGAGGATCCTCACTCCACTAG GTCGTGAACAGGCGGAGCTGACGGGCCAGAGGTTGGCGGCGCTGGGACTGAAGTACGATGTCCTGATCCACTCCAGCATGGCCCGGGCCACAGAGACGGCAAACATCATCAGCAAACACCTCTCAG GAGTGGAGCTGGTGAGGTGCGACCTGCTGAGGGAGGGCGCCCCCATTGAGCCGGTTCCACCCGTCACTCACTGGAAACCTGACGCTGTG CAGTACCATGAAGACGGGGCTCGCATTGAGGCAGCCTTCCGCCGCTACATCCACCGGGCGGACCCCAAGCAGAAGGAGGACAGCTATGAGATCATCGTGTGTCATGCCAATGTCATCCGTTATTTTGTCTGCAG GGCTCTGCAGTTTCCTCCTGAGGGCTGGTTACGCATGGGTTTGAACAACGGCAGCATCACGTGGCTCACCATCCGACCGAGCGGCCGGGTGGCCCTCAGGACCCTGGGAGACGCCGGCTTCATGCCCCCAGACAAAATGACGCGGACCTga
- the pgam5 gene encoding serine/threonine-protein phosphatase PGAM5, mitochondrial isoform X1: MAYRKTFQLLCGVAGGSAVLVVAAAAADSRGYFGGQSAGGSSRWSGLTVLRAAQPAWTPASHTPAPTGHAWDVNWDKRDPALLSNGKKKESSTEDPSTEQDNGKPKATRNILLIRHSQYNLSGNCDKERILTPLGREQAELTGQRLAALGLKYDVLIHSSMARATETANIISKHLSGLGVELVRCDLLREGAPIEPVPPVTHWKPDAVQYHEDGARIEAAFRRYIHRADPKQKEDSYEIIVCHANVIRYFVCRALQFPPEGWLRMGLNNGSITWLTIRPSGRVALRTLGDAGFMPPDKMTRT; the protein is encoded by the exons ATGGCGTACAGGAAAACTTTCCAGCTCCTCTGCGGAGTGGCCGGGGGCTCCGCCGTGCTGGTGGTCGCGGCCGCGGCTGCAGACTCCCGAGGGTACTTCGGGGGGCAGTCGGCGGGGGGCAGCAGCCGGTGGTCCGGACTCACGGTGCTCCGAGCCGCGCAGCCGGCGTGGACCCCCGCCAGCCACACGCCGGCCCCGACCGGACACGCCTGGGACGTCAACTGGGACAA GAGAGACCCGGCGTTACTGTCCAatgggaagaagaaggagagttCCACCGAGGACCCCAGCACCGAGCAGGACAACGGCAAACCCAAAGCTACACGCAACATCCTCCTCATCAGACACTCCCAGTACAACCTGAGTGGGAACTGCGACAAGGAGAGGATCCTCACTCCACTAG GTCGTGAACAGGCGGAGCTGACGGGCCAGAGGTTGGCGGCGCTGGGACTGAAGTACGATGTCCTGATCCACTCCAGCATGGCCCGGGCCACAGAGACGGCAAACATCATCAGCAAACACCTCTCA GGTCTAGGAGTGGAGCTGGTGAGGTGCGACCTGCTGAGGGAGGGCGCCCCCATTGAGCCGGTTCCACCCGTCACTCACTGGAAACCTGACGCTGTG CAGTACCATGAAGACGGGGCTCGCATTGAGGCAGCCTTCCGCCGCTACATCCACCGGGCGGACCCCAAGCAGAAGGAGGACAGCTATGAGATCATCGTGTGTCATGCCAATGTCATCCGTTATTTTGTCTGCAG GGCTCTGCAGTTTCCTCCTGAGGGCTGGTTACGCATGGGTTTGAACAACGGCAGCATCACGTGGCTCACCATCCGACCGAGCGGCCGGGTGGCCCTCAGGACCCTGGGAGACGCCGGCTTCATGCCCCCAGACAAAATGACGCGGACCTga